In one window of Palaemon carinicauda isolate YSFRI2023 chromosome 2, ASM3689809v2, whole genome shotgun sequence DNA:
- the sav gene encoding protein salvador homolog 1 isoform X2 — MLSSSRKKDSTASCDSLAGKYIKKESPSGVPIINVWPNPGQNDVKKRKSTVTPPYVSSSNPPSHNASLLVNRYSTGSRTPLNGMSHGGTEGKYTPNIGEVTQRVGGLYLGSRGSLDGMLKQQAPSSPALFNHTYVNHYTGSQRSLDQILYGPRASVDQPTQGVSFSFMIQPGQKQQQPQQRQKLSQSSTHIGSGSPQPPSPRLEQELPLPPGWSVDYTLRGRKYYIDHNTKTTHWSHPLEKEGLPAGWERIESLEHGVYYVNHITRRAQYEHPCAQQYLTRIPEENDLASHRPLPIPHHTEFRQPLSLMPASPYLHEEIPYWLHVYSQASPEHDHKLRWELFRLPELDSYQAMLNRLFKQELHGIVMSYEMYRIALTREIERRMQQMNLPTHGSGVYGSGVTITEINDDCPSNESASTPDHLKQQILNADNLFESKV; from the coding sequence ATGCTTTCCAGTTCCCGTAAGAAAGACTCGACGGCAAGTTGTGACAGCTTGGCTGGAAAGTACATCAAGAAGGAATCTCCATCAGGGGTTCCTATCATAAATGTGTGGCCAAACCCTGGTCAGAATgatgtaaagaaaaggaaaagcacTGTCACCCCACCTTACGTTAGCAGCAGTAATCCACCTTCTCACAATGCTTCTTTGTTAGTAAACAGATATTCAACTGGGTCTAGGACACCACTAAATGGGATGTCTCATGGAGGAACCGAAGGAAAATACACTCCCAACATAGGAGAGGTTACCCAGCGTGTTGGTGGCCTCTATCTTGGTAGCCGAGGAAGTTTAGATGGCATGTTAAAACAACAGGCGCCTTCATCCCCAGCCTTATTTAATCACACTTACGTGAATCATTATACCGGGTCTCAACGCAGCCTTGACCAAATACTCTATGGTCCTCGGGCATCTGTAGACCAGCCAACTCAGGGTGTTAGTTTTTCCTTTATGATACAACCTGGTCAAAAGCAACAACAGCCACAACAAAGACAAAAGTTATCCCAATCTTCAACACACATAGGTAGTGGATCACCACAGCCTCCTTCTCCCCGTTTAGAACAAGAGCTTCCCCTGCCGCCTGGTTGGTCTGTGGACTATACTTTGCGAGGCCGTAAATATTACATTGATCATAATACAAAGACCACACATTGGTCACACCCACTGGAGAAGGAAGGATTGCCAGCGGGGTGGGAACGTATAGAATCCTTGGAACATGGTGTCTACTATGTAAATCATATAACTCGACGAGCACAGTATGAGCACCCTTGTGCTCAGCAGTATCTGACAAGAATCCCTGAGGAAAATGACTTGGCATCACATAGACCCTTGCCTATTCCCCACCATACCGAGTTCCGTCAGCCTTTGTCTCTAATGCCTGCTTCGCCTTATTTGCATGAAGAAATTCCATACTGGCTACATGTGTATTCCCAAGCATCCCCTGAACATGATCACAAATTACGATGGGAATTATTCAGACTCCCAGAACTTGATAGTTACCAAGCAATGCTCAATAGACTTTTTAAACAGGAACTTCATGGAATTGTCATGAGCTATGAAATGTATCGTATAGCTCTCACTCGTGAAATTGAGAGACGAATGCAGCAAATGAACCTACCTACTCATGGATCGGGTGTTTATGGGAGTGGTGTAACAATAACAGAAATTAATGATGACTGCCCCTCCAATGAAAGTGCTTCTACTCCAGATCATTTAAAACAACAAATATTGAATGCAGACAACTTGTTTGAATCTAAAGTGTAG
- the sav gene encoding protein salvador homolog 1 isoform X1, which translates to MLSSSRKKDSTASCDSLAGKYIKKESPSGVPIINVWPNPGQNDVKKRKSTVTPPYVSSSNPPSHNASLLVNRYSTGSRTPLNGMSHGGTEGKYTPNIGEVTQRVGGLYLGSRGSLDGMLKQQAPSSPALFNHTYVNHYTGSQRSLDQILYGPRASVDQPTQGVSFSFMIQPGQKQQQPQQRQKLSQSSTHIGSGSPQPPSPRLEQELPLPPGWSVDYTLRGRKYYIDHNTKTTHWSHPLEKEGLPAGWERIESLEHGVYYVNHITRRAQYEHPCAQQYLTRIPEENDLASHRPLPIPHHTEFRQPLSLMPASPYLHEEIPYWLHVYSQASPEHDHKLRWELFRLPELDSYQAMLNRLFKQELHGIVMSYEMYRIALTREIERRMQQMNLPTHGSGVYGSGVTITEINDDCPSNESASTPDHLKQQILNADNLFESKVRRVYHL; encoded by the coding sequence ATGCTTTCCAGTTCCCGTAAGAAAGACTCGACGGCAAGTTGTGACAGCTTGGCTGGAAAGTACATCAAGAAGGAATCTCCATCAGGGGTTCCTATCATAAATGTGTGGCCAAACCCTGGTCAGAATgatgtaaagaaaaggaaaagcacTGTCACCCCACCTTACGTTAGCAGCAGTAATCCACCTTCTCACAATGCTTCTTTGTTAGTAAACAGATATTCAACTGGGTCTAGGACACCACTAAATGGGATGTCTCATGGAGGAACCGAAGGAAAATACACTCCCAACATAGGAGAGGTTACCCAGCGTGTTGGTGGCCTCTATCTTGGTAGCCGAGGAAGTTTAGATGGCATGTTAAAACAACAGGCGCCTTCATCCCCAGCCTTATTTAATCACACTTACGTGAATCATTATACCGGGTCTCAACGCAGCCTTGACCAAATACTCTATGGTCCTCGGGCATCTGTAGACCAGCCAACTCAGGGTGTTAGTTTTTCCTTTATGATACAACCTGGTCAAAAGCAACAACAGCCACAACAAAGACAAAAGTTATCCCAATCTTCAACACACATAGGTAGTGGATCACCACAGCCTCCTTCTCCCCGTTTAGAACAAGAGCTTCCCCTGCCGCCTGGTTGGTCTGTGGACTATACTTTGCGAGGCCGTAAATATTACATTGATCATAATACAAAGACCACACATTGGTCACACCCACTGGAGAAGGAAGGATTGCCAGCGGGGTGGGAACGTATAGAATCCTTGGAACATGGTGTCTACTATGTAAATCATATAACTCGACGAGCACAGTATGAGCACCCTTGTGCTCAGCAGTATCTGACAAGAATCCCTGAGGAAAATGACTTGGCATCACATAGACCCTTGCCTATTCCCCACCATACCGAGTTCCGTCAGCCTTTGTCTCTAATGCCTGCTTCGCCTTATTTGCATGAAGAAATTCCATACTGGCTACATGTGTATTCCCAAGCATCCCCTGAACATGATCACAAATTACGATGGGAATTATTCAGACTCCCAGAACTTGATAGTTACCAAGCAATGCTCAATAGACTTTTTAAACAGGAACTTCATGGAATTGTCATGAGCTATGAAATGTATCGTATAGCTCTCACTCGTGAAATTGAGAGACGAATGCAGCAAATGAACCTACCTACTCATGGATCGGGTGTTTATGGGAGTGGTGTAACAATAACAGAAATTAATGATGACTGCCCCTCCAATGAAAGTGCTTCTACTCCAGATCATTTAAAACAACAAATATTGAATGCAGACAACTTGTTTGAATCTAAAGT